The Ramlibacter pinisoli genome segment CGCCACCATCAGCAAGGTGGCGCTGCCCGAGCTGGTCAAGCGCGGCTACAGCGAAAAGATCGCGCTCGGCTCGCTGGCCACCGCCGGCACGCTGGGCATCCTGATCCCGCCGTCGATCACCATGGTGGTCTACGCCGTCGCCGCCGACGCCTCCATCATCCGCATCTTCCTGGCCGGCTTCCTGCCCGGCTTCCTGCTGATGGCGCTGTTCTCCGGCTACATCATCTGGTGGAGCCTGCGCCATCCCGAGCAGGTGCCGCCGGCCGACGCGCCCACCAGCTGGGCCCAGAAGATCCGCCAGTCCGGCAGCCTCATCCCCTGCGCCGCGCTCATCGTGTTCATCGTCTGGGTGCTGGTGGCGGGCTGGGCTACCGCCACCGAATGCGCCGCCTACGGCGTGGCCGGCTCGCTGGCCATCGCCTGGTGGGGCGGCTCGCTCACCTGGAGCAACTTCTGGGAAGGCCTGATGGGCACCACCCGCACCAGCTGCATGATCATGTTCATCCTGGCGGGCGCGGCGTTCCTCACCAAGACCATGGCCTTCACCGGCATCCCGCGCGAGCTGGCCGAGTGGGTCAATGGCATGCACCTGTCGCCCTATGCCCTCATCGGCGTGCTGACGCTGGTCTACCTGGTGCTGGGCACCGCGCTGGATGGCATCAGCATGATCGTGCTGACGTCGGCGGTGGTGCTGCCCATGATCCAGAAGGCCGGCTTCGACCTGGTCTGGTTCGGCATCTTCATCGTGCTGCTGGTCGAGATCGCCGAGGTCACGCCGCCGGTGGGCTTCAACCTGTTCGTGCTGCAGAACATGACCGGCAAGGACAGCAACACCATCGCCCGCGCCGCCCTGCCCTTCTTCGGCTGCCTGGTGGTGTGCATCGTGCTGATCACAGTCTTCCCCGACATCGTCACGGTGCTGCCCAACCTGGTGATGGGCAAGGAGAAGTGATGGCGCCGGTTCCGGAGCTGGATGCCGGGGCTGGCCCGGCATGACGACGGTCTGGGCGAGGCCGGCATGCCCTTCCCCGTCATTGCGGGCTTGACCCGCAATCCATCTCCCCAACGTGGTTCCGGCGCGGCCTCGTTCCGGGGGGATGCCGGGGCTGGCCCGGCACGACGCCCCTCAGGACCTAGCCCGGCACATGACGGCAGCCTGGCCTATCCCTTGAGCGTCAGCAGCGCGTCGATCACCACCCGCACCCGCTGCGGCACCAGCCGTGCCCCCGGGTACACGATGGAGATCGGGATCGGCGCCGGCCGCAGTGCCGGCAGCACCTCCACCAGCTCGCCGCGGCCGATCTCGTCGCGCACGAAGTAGTCGGGCAGCTGCG includes the following:
- a CDS encoding TRAP transporter large permease, which gives rise to MDTLLVGGLLLLVMMLLLSGGVWIAMTLAICGWVGQAFFTNTSPGNNLFSAFWESNASWELAALPLFIWMGEILFRTRLSEEMFEGLRPWLNKVPGRLMHTTILGCGIFGSVSGSSAATCATISKVALPELVKRGYSEKIALGSLATAGTLGILIPPSITMVVYAVAADASIIRIFLAGFLPGFLLMALFSGYIIWWSLRHPEQVPPADAPTSWAQKIRQSGSLIPCAALIVFIVWVLVAGWATATECAAYGVAGSLAIAWWGGSLTWSNFWEGLMGTTRTSCMIMFILAGAAFLTKTMAFTGIPRELAEWVNGMHLSPYALIGVLTLVYLVLGTALDGISMIVLTSAVVLPMIQKAGFDLVWFGIFIVLLVEIAEVTPPVGFNLFVLQNMTGKDSNTIARAALPFFGCLVVCIVLITVFPDIVTVLPNLVMGKEK